In Cyanobium sp. ATX 6F1, one DNA window encodes the following:
- a CDS encoding HIT domain-containing protein gives MDHIIPRNQGGPDDLSNFQALCFRCNAGKRDTDRTDFRGLLASYQHRQEGCVFCALEGSGRVLLENELALCIADAYPVSEGHSLVIPRRHVSDGLELHQPEWNAVVERLKRRREQIAADDAGISGWNLGLNSGEAAGQTVFHAHWHLIPRRTGDDKSPRGGVRGVIKGKQEY, from the coding sequence GTGGATCACATCATCCCCAGAAACCAGGGAGGACCCGACGACCTCTCCAACTTCCAGGCCCTCTGCTTCCGCTGCAATGCCGGCAAGCGGGACACGGACCGCACCGACTTTCGCGGACTCCTCGCCAGCTACCAGCACAGGCAGGAGGGCTGTGTGTTCTGCGCGCTGGAGGGCAGCGGCCGGGTGCTGCTGGAGAACGAGCTGGCGCTCTGCATCGCCGATGCCTATCCGGTGAGTGAGGGGCACAGCCTGGTGATCCCCAGACGCCATGTGTCCGACGGGCTGGAGTTGCACCAGCCGGAGTGGAATGCGGTGGTGGAACGGCTCAAGCGTCGGCGCGAGCAGATCGCGGCTGATGATGCCGGGATCAGCGGCTGGAATCTGGGGCTGAACTCAGGCGAAGCGGCCGGACAGACGGTGTTTCATGCGCACTGGCATCTGATCCCCCGCCGCACAGGTGATGACAAATCCCCCCGCGGAGGCGTTCGGGGGGTTATCAAGGGCAAGCAGGAGTACTGA